Genomic window (Tripterygium wilfordii isolate XIE 37 chromosome 11, ASM1340144v1, whole genome shotgun sequence):
TTgatcaaaaccttaaaagtgaCCCTGTTCTGCTAAAACATTTTAAGATCTGGGCTTATATGGCATCTTTTGTTTTAGGGTGTGTTCGGGATAGGTTTGGATAGAGATTTGCTGATGACGATATTAATTGAATGACATTTCTTGGAAGGTATAAGTAGACCGATTTTTATCTCTTGAATTTAGTGCATTTAGAAAAGGCAGCTGGTTGTTTAGCTAAATTTGTCTGCACTTACTTTTGCTCTGTAATTTTGGTTCTTTTGTTTTGAATCAAACTGGTACGACTGGGGTCTGGTATACTTGTAGAATTTAGTTGCATTGCCAGCCCTCTGATACTTGTTAAAATGTTGTAAACAATGAGAATATCGCTGTCTCACTGATCACTCTTTCACGCTTTACAGACAAATGAAGCAGAGCTAACATCCTTGTGCCAGCAAAGGAAGATTGATGAGCTTGAAGCACAGCTCCAGGAGGCAGAGGGTATCGTAACAGATCTAAGAGCAGAGTTGTATTGGATGCGGGATAAACTGGAGAAACTGCGGGATGACCAAGTGCTGCCTATGAATGGACAACTCACAAATAAAGACACGACTTCTCAGAGAAATCCTGGAACTAAGCCcatgctatcttcttcttcagaATCAGGATTTCAAACGATGAAAACTTCTGATATGGATGTTGAAACATTGAATCCGAGTATTTTAGACAGTAATTGCAGTAACAGAAATGGATTTACACAGAGAATACATGCTTTTGACGGAAATTCACTTGATGGAAGAGGGCCTTGTTCTGGAACAAAGAATGAGGTTATTGTGAAAGCAAGTGACATTTATGAAGGGAAGTGTACTGTATCTTTTGTTGTGAGTGAGAATATGGAAACAATGGAACACTTTTCTCAGAAGGTGAGAAAACTTCATAGAGCCCTCaaattgaaaagaagaaaagctcgaTTTGGTAATGCAAAAGCTACCTCATGCAAGTCCCGTCGGAATCAGCTCTTGAAATGCTGCCAAGCTTCGTCTATTTTTTCGCAGTGCAAAACAACCAATTGGAATGTTAAGCCTAATGAAGTGGCATGTACTGTAAGCTCTTTCAAGACTGAAAGCATGACTGTGAGTAATACTTCGAATAGTCTACAGGAAAATTTGCAGAAACAAAGCAACTGCTCCACAGATGAACTGAGGATATCccatgaaagaaaaaagaaaaggaaagtgcAGAATAAGGATAGCATTTATACCTCAATCTGCTCACAGCCTAATCATCTTTTGCAATCTTCTCAACCGCCTTCTGCTCTTACCCATTGCAAGGCATTTTTGCTCAAAGATGATGTCAACTCTGGCAAAGATCAGCCAAAAATAGATGAGAATGGAGCTAAGATGAAGTCACTGCCACTTCTGAATCCTGGATTGACAGTGATTAAAAGTGATGTGGATCCTACATCTGGCTCTAGAAATATTACAGTGAGCATCAAGGCTCTAGATAAATCAGGAAGTGTTCAGAATACCATGAAAAAGGACTTAGACGGAAAAAATGGTTCtttggtaaaaggaggagagtCTTTGTTTAGTAAACAGAAAGGTGATGCTGCAGTGAAGTCAGGAGTTCCATGTTCTGTGTCAGCTACTGATTTGGTGAGTGTGCAATTAGTCAATTCTGATTTGCAAGATGCCAAAGCATTCAAACAAATGAATGGATCTCATAGTCAAGCTGGGAAT
Coding sequences:
- the LOC120009103 gene encoding uncharacterized protein LOC120009103, with the protein product MEALKKAYAEIILNTAKEAAARVMLSERRALRFEQELRSAKDEGLRLLVRMKQMIDSKTNEAELTSLCQQRKIDELEAQLQEAEGIVTDLRAELYWMRDKLEKLRDDQVLPMNGQLTNKDTTSQRNPGTKPMLSSSSESGFQTMKTSDMDVETLNPSILDSNCSNRNGFTQRIHAFDGNSLDGRGPCSGTKNEVIVKASDIYEGKCTVSFVVSENMETMEHFSQKVRKLHRALKLKRRKARFGNAKATSCKSRRNQLLKCCQASSIFSQCKTTNWNVKPNEVACTVSSFKTESMTVSNTSNSLQENLQKQSNCSTDELRISHERKKKRKVQNKDSIYTSICSQPNHLLQSSQPPSALTHCKAFLLKDDVNSGKDQPKIDENGAKMKSLPLLNPGLTVIKSDVDPTSGSRNITVSIKALDKSGSVQNTMKKDLDGKNGSLVKGGESLFSKQKGDAAVKSGVPCSVSATDLVSVQLVNSDLQDAKAFKQMNGSHSQAGNGEVLQYTRKRKKEPASSP